The Tripterygium wilfordii isolate XIE 37 chromosome 5, ASM1340144v1, whole genome shotgun sequence genome window below encodes:
- the LOC119998760 gene encoding homeobox-leucine zipper protein ROC8-like, whose protein sequence is MCARGSIPMRSIFLNGISKKENTDSGYLSIFSEFSIELLTFHAYYLIFESKNVFHAMPLYKSCILILHLYIERERERERERSLWCCCVCVSMEYSGASGAASGGDEQITSNSSRRKGKKKVYHRHSPNQIQQLEAFFKECPHPDESQRIRLSRELGLESQQIKFWFQNKRTQTKTQSERQDNSTLRAENERIQCENIAIREALKNVICPACGGPPFGEEERQHSLQKLQLENAQLRQEHDKVSALLAKYAGKPVDALLGVNPPPLNFSMPTLLNPIGIKNPAVGRQLNSIGADFFSLAPYQRQVIPEMEKALMMETAATALDELIRLLQNNEPLWIKVSSNDRLVIHRDSYEKSFPRYSHFNSPGARVESSKDSGLVTMNGLKLVDMLLDSNKWIDLFPSIVTKASTLQVLEPGTRGNRSGALQLMYGQMHVLSPLVPTREFFFLRHCHQIEAGLWVIVDISYESMKDRVLNSRCWRLPSGCMIQEMPNGCSKVTWVEHVEVDDRNQTHRLYRDVVRTSSAYGAQRWIATLERMCERMAFSARLTVPANEPGGEGRRSLMMLGHRMVKNFCAILSMTPKLDFPHLSEVNNSGVRVAVRNNTEPGQPSGLVVSAATSVWIALQPQSIFNFLRDEKTRAQWDVLSSGNQAQEVGHISNGSHRGNCISLIRPFIPNENNMLLFQESCIDPLGMVIVYAPIDLPSLNVAVSGADSSNIPILPSGFIISSDGGHPDSAAANGGGASTSTANSKRSPAGSLLTVAFQILVSTPSGPNELNMESVATVNTLISSTVQRIKRALDSNMD, encoded by the exons ATGTGTGCCcgaggttcgattccaatgagaagcatatttctcaacggtatttcaaaaaaagaaaacacggaTTCTGGATACCTATCCATATTTAGTGAGTTTAGTATTGAATTACTCACCTTTCATGCTTATTATCTGATATTTGAATCAAAGAATGTGTTTCATGCCATGCCTTTATATAAGAGTTGCATATTGattttacatttatatatagagagagagagagagagagagagagagaggagcctTTGGTGctgttgtgtgtgtgtatcaATGGAGTATTCTGGTGCTAGTGGTGCTGCTTCTGGTGGTGATGAACAGATAACTTCTAACTCATCAAGAAGAAAGGGCAAGAAGAAGGTGTACCATCGCCACTCACCGAACCAGATTCAGCAGCTTGAGGC ATTTTTCAAGGAGTGCCCTCATCCGGACGAGAGCCAGAGGATTCGATTGAGCAGGGAACTGGGTCTGGAGTCTCAACAGATAAAGTTCTGGTTTCAAAACAAGAGGACTCAAACAAAG ACTCAAAGTGAACGACAAGATAACTCAACTCTTCGTGCTGAGAATGAAAGGATCCAATGTGAAAACATTGCGATCAGAGAGGCGTTGAAGAATGTCATTTGTCCGGCTTGTGGAGGACCTCCTTTTGGAGAGGAAGAACGTCAGCATAGCCTGCAGAAACTACAACTCGAAAATGCTCAATTGAGACAAGAG CATGACAAGGTATCCGCTCTTCTTGCCAAGTATGCGGGGAAGCCTGTCGATGCTTTATTGGGTGTCAATCCACCTCCTTTGAATTTCTCAATGCCAACCCTCCTGAATCCTATTGGCATTAAGAACCCTGCTGTTGGCCGTCAGCTGAATTCGATTGGTGCTGACTTTTTTTCCTTGGCACCATACCAACGTCAAGTAATCCCTGAAATGGAAAAGGCGCTCATGATGGAAACAGCCGCAACTGCTCTTGATGAACTAATTAGGCTTTTGCAAAATAACGAGCCTTTATGGATCAAGGTATCATCTAATGATCGATTAGTTATTCATCGTGACAGTTATGAGAAGAGCTTCCCCAGATATAGTCACTTTAATAGTCCTGGTGCACGTGTCGAGTCATCAAAGGATTCGGGATTGGTGACAATGAATGGACTGAAGCTGGTCGACATGTTGCTAGATTCG AATAAATGGATCGATCTTTTTCCATCCATTGTTACCAAAGCAAGCACATTACAAGTTCTTGAACCTGGAACGAGAGGGAACCGCAGTGGCGCCTTGCAGCTG ATGTACGGACAAATGCACGTCCTTTCACCCTTGGTGCCAACTCGAGAATTCTTCTTCCTTCGCCATTGTCATCAAATTGAGGCAGGGCTCTGGGTGATTGTTGACATCTCTTATGAAAGCATGAAGGATCGCGTCTTAAATTCCCGGTGCTGGAGGCTTCCTTCCGGCTGCATGATACAAGAGATGCCTAATGGGTGCTCCAAG GTTACTTGGGTAGAACATGTTGAAGTGGATGATAGAAATCAAACTCATAGGCTCTACAGAGATGTCGTACGCACTAGTTCTGCTTATGGAGCTCAACGCTGGATCGCTACACTCGAGAGGATGTGTGAGCGAATGGCATTCTCCGCAAGACTAACTGTGCCTGCCAATGAACCAGGAGGAG AAGGAAGAAGGAGCCTGATGATGCTTGGCCACAGAATGGTGAAGAACTTCTGTGCAATCCTGAGCATGACTCCTAAACTAGATTTCCCTCACTTGTCTGAGGTGAACAATAGTGGTGTTAGAGTAGCGGTTCGGAATAACACAGAACCAGGCCAGCCTAGCGGCCTTGTTGTCAGCGCTGCTACCTCTGTTTGGATTGCACTGCAACCTCAGAGCATCTTTAACTTCCTCCGGGACGAGAAAACCCGAGCTCAG TGGGATGTACTCTCTAGTGGAAATCAAGCACAGGAGGTTGGACACATCTCCAATGGCTCTCATCGCGGAAACTGTATATCGCTCATTCGG CCTTTCATACCAAATGAAAACAACATGCTGCTGTTTCAAGAGTCCTGCATAGACCCTCTAGGAATGGTGATAGTCTACGCTCCCATCGACCTTCCATCCCTCAACGTTGCAGTAAGCGGGGCGGACTCATCCAACATACCAATTCTTCCATCAGGTTTCATAATCTCCAGCGATGGCGGCCACCCCGACTCCGCAGCAGCAAATGGTGGTGGTGCTTCCACAAGTACTGCAAACTCTAAAAGGTCTCCGGCAGGTTCGCTCCTTACGGTGGCATTCCAGATATTGGTTTCAACCCCATCTGGTCCGAATGAACTCAACATGGAATCCGTGGCAACTGTCAATACCCTCATCAGCTCCACCGTTCAGCGAATCAAGCGCGCACTGGATTCAAATATGGACTGA